The window AGATTATCAATCATATTAGATCTACGTTAACAATTGAGCAACCGACGTTCAAGCCACTCCTTGGTCTGTTCCTCGTCCACTAGAGCTAGTGTGCAATCATTCACACCCAACTTGGTGAAATGTAATATCGACGGGATCATCCCCGATCCTTGCTCAAGCATACTAGGCGAGTAGGTACAGTGTACCGTGGAACGATCAGGTGATTTAGCGCCATCTCAGGCTGTGTTAAACAGAAAGAAGCTATACTTGCGAGAGCTTTCGCCCGGAGCAGAGGCAGGCCGCCGTAATATTGGTCAAATTACTACCTAATGGTTGATATTACTTGTCGAGATATTCCAACGAACACATCACTTAAAGCCCCATCTAAGGATAATCAATGTAGCTTGGAAATGTGCTCCCTACCTACTAACGTATCTATGTACATCCAACACCCGGGAATACGGCCAACGGCCTTGGATATATTAAAACGTCTCAGGTAGTCCAGTCAAGCCCTGTCACACATTCAATCACTCCCAGATTTGGCAGAAACCGGGCCGGATCACAGATTCGGGGATTTTAGCCAAGGTTCCCTAGCAGTCTGGGGTCCTGCACTGGCACATGCCCTGAAGCTCATCATTCCCGCCAATCACATTCATCAATTGGGGCCATAAGCCGTTGGGAAATTTCAAGCTCCCATCTCGTCCGATTTCAGCTCCAGCTCTTCAGACGAAACCATATATTACCAAACAACCTCTGCACGCCCTCCAACATCTCAACCGCTATCCCGGTATAAACTCGcaagatggcttcaagaCACTCCATGCAACTTTTCCGGGCGCTACGCACGTCTCAGTCCACTATCCGTCAGCCCGTCAACCGAATCTCTGTCTGCCGTTTCTACTCAACATCTACCGAAGATGCGCCCGCTCCTCTgctctccaagctcaaggctgatcTCAAGACTGCCATGCGCGCCAAGGACACCCCCCGTCTGACCGTCATCCGATCCATCATGTCCGCCAACCTCAAtgcttccaagacatcaacccCCATCAAGACCGATGTTCAACTCGTCGCATTAATCCGCAAGATCCAAAAGGGTGCTCAGGATGCTGccgccgaggccaaggctgccaaccgcgatgatcttgttcagaaggaggaggagcagatCAAGGTGCTAAACGAGTACATTACCAACAGCGGTGTTGAGAGCTTGACTGaggctcagctcaaggccatggtACAggatgctgttgaggcttccaaggctgctggtatTCAGGCCAAGTCCATCATGGGAGATGTTATGAAGCGATTGTCCGGTGCCCTCGAGGGTAAggatgttgacaagaaggagttgTCTAAGATGGTCAAGGAACTTACCGGTTAAGATGGTTGATGCATGTATATGCATGGTGTAAAATATGTATACTATCGTATAAACCAGCGTCACGATTGTCATGAAACCAATTAGATACCCGCTGGTTGCACGAATCAATGATTTGGGTATTTCAACTCACACTTACTGGAATGGGCTTTCTCGAGACAAGCTCAATAAGTGAATTATGAATCTGAGGATACAAAACATTGGAAGTACGTATCTCTTTGGTCCTGTTCAACATCCTTGGGTTTTGCTTCATAGTGAGGCTTTACCGAGTGACTCCACTCAGTCGAGGTGATATTTGGAATAGTGTAAGTGACTCACAACAACCAAGCGGTCACAATATATTTCCTATTTCTACTCTTCGCTCTTCCGTTTTCTCCTCAGCTTTGTCAACTCCATCTTTCCACCCACATAACTCTCAAAATCGAATATACTTTACAATGGCTTCCCGTCAGAACATCAGTTCCGGCTCTGCCTTTGAAGAGCAAATCGGATACTCACGAGCTGTCGTGACTGGTGACTGGGTCTTTGTCAGTGGTACGACTGGGTGATTACATACTTCCCCTCTGTTTAATGACAAGACATGTTAACATGCGATAGTTATGATTACGCAACCGGAAAGATATCAGCCAACGTTACTGAACAGGCTGACCAGACCATGATCAACATCGCAACTGCCCTCGAGTCCGCTGGTGCTTCGTTATCTGATGTTGTTCGTGTTAAATACATTCTTCCTGATAGAGATGACTTTCCCAAGACTTGGCCAGTACTGAAGAAGTGGTTTGGGGAGGTTGGTCCCGCTGCAACTATGGTCCAGTCCGCAttgatgaaggatgagatgaagattgaGATTGAAGTCACTGCTAGAATAGGATGCGGTAAACAGGGTAAATGGGCCACTGTCGAAACCTCAAGGGGTGTGTCTAACTGAAGCTCTCTTTAGTTGCGGGCTTTTGGGTTCTTTTGTAGCTGGTGAATCAGACTAACAGCAGGTCTTTTATATTTACATAAATAAATTCCAACTTTTCTTCTAGTGTGCCAAAGGGGCAACCAGACTTCCCGCAGCAAACGCAGTAGTCATTGTGACCAGacttgatgtcgacatcaaagacagaCCACTGACGCCATGCCCAGAAGTACATCCTCCTGCTAATCTTGAGCCCACGACCATCATGAACCCTCCGATTCCAGCAAGCCAAGGGTTAACCTCAACGATATCTATGGGAACAAAAGAAGGGAAGGTCTTGGTGAGAGCCCAAGCACCAGCTGCCATACCCGTAGCAAATAGGGTGTTTTGTCGGCTACTGGGCCAAGAATCACCTCGTGTAAGCGACCAAAAATGGTTACCAAATTCTTCATAAGAGCCTGAGATACCCAACATAGAGCGGCGGGTGAGAATGGAAAAGAGCTGCGAAAATCCGATGAACAGACCACTACCTGCTGAGAAGAGCGACCAGTCCGAGCCAGCAGTGTATGCGACTGAAGCAGCAATTGCATTAAAGCAGACAGATTCGAATATGGCGGTAGTTGTGTCTTTGGAAAGGCCGAGATTCTCGTCAAGAGTGACTGTCTCAGGTTTCACGTCTGCCTTTTCCCTTTGAGCCTTGGCTGCCTGCGCGACATAACCAGTGTATGCGATACCACCAAGAACAGCTCCCCCAAGAGCGTAGAAGCCAGTCCGTAGACCAGCTCCAATCTGTGCGAATAGTGTCCCGGGACAAGATCCTGAAAGAGCCATACCAGCTCCAAGCAGAAATCCGCCTATAACGTTACCGTCATACTGTCCAAATAACCCGATTGGAGAAGAGCTTCTAGGCTTGAGCTTAACGTAGCCAAAATGCTCAGCAATTCTATATATGATTCTTTTTTGCAATATTAGCAATTGTTTGGTCGTTGGATGGGCCACAAGGTTACCCACGCGCTGCTTGCAACGGCACCGAGAGAGGTTTGCAGCAGATGCCAATCCTGGAGCTTGAATTGATCGATGATTGTTGAGGGTAAATAAGCACCTCCTGCTATCGTAGAGGCACCATATACGGCACCTGATAGTAGCGCGACCATCTGGAAACTCTCCCGTTATCTAAGCGGCTTGGGGGTGgaggtttgtttgtttgatgattgcGACGACTATCTACTTACTATTTATGAGGGACGCCGGTTTTCGGAGTGTTGGTCAGCGCCAAAGTACCTACCAACAATACTTCTTTATGTGTGAGATGGTACAATTTCAAGGACAGATTAGACCATCCAAACCATCGAGCACGTATTCTTACTTTATTAAATAACAACAGGGTGTACTCCTTGAGTATAGGTATTGATTTGTTTATCTCCCTCATGCTAGCTATGCTGTGTTTGGCTGGTGTGAGAATTGCTGCCAGTGAGAGATTGTGCCATTGAGTgatatatgtatatatacTTCTAATCACGTACCCGTCTATAAAAGGGAATATACAACGGTCTCAGTCATCGACAGTAGGAAATACGTCGGCAAGTAAATGCCTGCTTTACTTATCTTTTGAATATCAATACGATACTTACGCTCTGTAGTCTCGTACAGGGTAAGCTGTTTGCCGATGATAAGAAGCGATTAAAGCTGAATATGAATGCTATATGTTATTTCAAAGACTCAATTAACTTaagatgttgatggaatAGATAGAAATTCAAATTTTCGACATATAAatttcctttcctttgttAATTGTATGGTTATCTCGGCTCATAGTCCCATAGTTAGACTCTGTATGCTTGCATAATATTTCACCACACATAAAAACGATACAGTAGCCGTATCTCAAGAAAAGAACAATGTGGTTTTGGGAATTGCAAATGGATCTACTAGCACAGACACTATACATTATTAATCAAAGCCATGATTTCCAAGCTCTTGCATCATCGAGCTCGCGTGTTCATATGGCTAGATTCAACAACCGAGGTCTACGCTGCGGGGCCATGGCTATTCAATGGCTATCTCGTACATACTTTACAGCTTCAACTACCTCTTCCGCAATAGTCAACATCAGAACAGCTTTAGAGTAACATCGCAAGCGGCAATTTTCTTTTCATATAATATCAAATTTCAAGTCAATTGGTAGTTTCGCATCAACAATTATGCCTCGAGCTCTCACTCTACAGCACATCGAAGGCGCAAAGCCAGGCAAGGTTTACTATCCGTCAGAACAGCTACTCTTATAAACTAAATACAGTTACTAATTCAGTACACAGACTTCAGATCAAGGATGTGCCCAAACCAACACCGGGCCCAACTGAGGTTCTAGTTAACCTCTCGGCGGCTGCGCTCAACCATCGTGATCTCTTCATGCGCCGCCATCTCTACCCAGCCATCTCATTCACCAACCCCATCCTGGCAGACGGCTATGGTACTGTTGTTGCTCTCGGGCCCAATGTAACCCGACAGGAACTCCTCAACAAGCCTGTCATTCTCACACCGATGCGCGGCTGGGACTCGGATCCTGCCGCCCCAGAGGATAGCCGCAAGTTTACAGTCACTGGTGGCTCCAAGCTCACTGAAGTCGGCACCGCTCAGGACTACATTGCTGTgtcagaagaagaggttgaacTCGCACCCGAGCACCTCACACCCGCCGAGGGTGCAGCTCTGcctcttgttggtctcaCAGGCTGGCGCGCGCTTGTCACCAAGAGCAACGCTGCCTTCCCAGGCGCAAATGTGCTTCTGACAGGCATCGGCGGCGGTGTCGCGCTGCAAGTACTCCAGTTCGCTGTGGCGAAGGGCTGCAATGTATTCGTTACATCTGGTGACGAAGCAAAGATCGTAAAGGCCAGGGAGATGGGCGCACGGGGCGGAGTTGTTTACAAGAACGAGGCCTGGGATAAAGAGCTTCGAGCACAACTGCCAGCTGACCGGCCATATATCGATGCTGTTATTGATGGCGCAGGTGGCGAGATCGTGAGCAAAACTGTGCGGTTGCTCAAAGCCGGCGGAGTGATTGTTCAGTATGGCATGACTGTTTCTCCAAAGATGGACTGGCTTATGTCTGCGAATCTGCAAAACATCGAGCTGAAGGGATCCACAATGGGATCTCGCAAGGAGTTCCGGGATATGGTGGCGTTTGTCAACGATAAGAAGATCCGGCCTATTGTCAGCAGAACGGTCAAGGGATTGGACAACATTCAGGGTATTGATGACCTTTTCCAAGATATGGACAAGGGCAAGCAGTTTGGAAAACTGGTGATTGAGTGGGATTCCGGCAATGACGCATCCTCAAAGTTGTAAACGAACGGTTGACAAATCTCATGTAATGCCTTGACACAAATATTAGAGATAACTGGTCGAAAGAAATTTGTCTCAGTTATTAACCCTTAAATAGATACAAGAACGCCAAGTCATTTTTCAGGGTATCATACACCTCGAGAGCTTGTACATGAGATTGGCGCAACTCACACCAGTTGCCCATCCACGCAATATGCAGTACTGTAAGCTCCCCTTGTTTACTCTTCCgtcttcttgcgcttcttcttgggacGGCTCTCCTCCGGCGCAATAAAGTCGGCCTCGcgctccttggccttctcttcctttcgcttgttctgcttctccCTGCGCTCCTCCTGAGCAGCACGCTCCTTGCCAACCTTACCCAAAAAGTACTCGCCAGACTCGATTTGTTTGTCGACCTTGCTCTTTTCGGGAGCCGGGGGGAATGGTGTGtagaccttcttggccttgtcgttgaccTTGTGAGGAACACGTCTCTGGCTGAGTGTCTTTCTCTTGAAATTGGGTAGGAAACGATCCCAGCTCTCGTTAGCAAGCTCAGGGTCCTTTGCAAGCTCTTGTTTTATCATGGCTTCCTTGATGTGGTAGATGGGGTGAATATTGGCCATGCAATCCTCCACAACTCGTCGAATCTCCTTCAGTCCCTTGTACGGACCCATGACAGAAACTGTGTTTCCGTGGACGAGAATATATGTTTTGGTGAGAAGTTCAAGGGCCTGCCGATCCATTAGTCCCTCGATTTGAGGCTAGAGGTGCCAGGAACTTACCTTAAGGGTTGTACCATTTGGCCCAAGAAGGCGCTGACGCCGTTTAACGAAACGTTCTTTGCTTGCAACTTGGTTGCGAATTTTAATGATGTCGCAGGCGATACCGTCCTCGAGAATCTTGATAGCTTGAGGTGCAGGGACACTTCTTGCCAGcagcttgatcaagtccCTGGCCTTGAGGATGGAGCTTGGATCGTGGGTACGCAAACTTGTCTTCACAACCATCGAGCCTTCTATAAGGTCTAGACTGCAAGCAAtgccgagcttctcaagggcTCGAGTGATCAGAGGCCATACCTCTTTCAAATATGACTCTCTGTATTTAGGGAAGAGAGTTGCAAAGCTAGATTCCTCTGTAAATGGACCGCCAACGTTGTCTTTGGGGAGAAAGGGTTCTATTCGCCACTTGTCGATATCTTCGGTGTCCCATGGCTTCGCAACGTTGTGTGTGGAAGGCATCGTCGTTGACGTGTATTCGCTTGCCGGCTGAGTATCGAGTGCAAGTCCCggtttgtcttggatgagctgagcgctgtcaaggttgttgcGCAAAACCGcttgaagaaagacaagacgacTGAgtgtcaaggatgagacgCCCAAGTTCTCCTGTGTGAGCGGAGCGTAATGAAGGTTGTTGCGCAGAACCGCTgtagaaaaagaaaagttgGTGAAGGATGCGACTCtcaagtttttttttctgaGCTGAGTGCAGTTGagacttgatgagaagaaagtcTGGTCAGTGGGGCAACCTGGTGGGACATCATAACCCATGTCACGGGCCAATCAGAGCGCCAACGCTTTTCGAAGTGGTTCTTGAATTTCTTCAGCTCGCAAAACACCACTTAAATCGTCGCATCACGATACTTCAATTTCATACATAACCGCCGTCATGTCCAAGGCTCGAGGTGCTGGAGGTGTCGACCAGATCGTGAAATTGATCGTGGGAGCTGGACAGGCTAGTCCCAGTCCTCCCGTCGGTCCTGCTCTGGGTTCCAAGGGTGTCAAGTCGATGGACTTTTGCAAGGTCAGACAGAGAGCATGAGGAAACTTGTAGGCCGATTATATGCTAACTCGTGCGCAGGAGTTCAACGCCCGAACTGCACACATCATCACCGGTACACCAACCCCTTGCCGAGTCACCGTCCGTCCCGATCGATCATTTACCTTTGATGTCCGAACACCGCAaacatcatggcttctcctcaacgCTGTTGAAGCACCCATgggaaagaagggaaaaCGAAAGGGTGCCGGCAAGCCTGGCCACGAGACTGTGGGAACCATCACTTTGAAGCACGTTTACGAGatcgccaagatcaagcagtcCGAGCTTCGACTCTCAGGCCTGTCTCTAGAAGGTCTTTGCAGGGCAGTTATATTCCAAGCAAAGTCGATAGGTATCGATGTGGTGGCTTAAGGAACGTTTACGAATCAAGAAAATCAAAGACCACGTATGTGGCATGTATAAAAGATCCCCAGCATGATATTACAAGTGTACATCAGTTTTGGATACGGTCTGGGCTTTAACCTCTAAAGAAATTAATTGCTCGATTGCATCATCTCAGTGGAATATTGTCATTTGCTTTCCAGGTATATGTTATGGGCAAGTCAATTGCTGGCTTCTATACAGTCATTATGATCAGAGAGACATGGTTGCGAAAGCTCAAAAACTGAGCGATCACCAACGGAGGGCAAGGGTTTCGAATTGAGGACCTATCTCGACCAACTCATTGGGTGTTCCTGTGTCCCCTAGTTCGTAAAAGATGACCAACTGTTGACCTACAACACGGCCTGCATCAAGTTCGAGTTACATTTAAGTTTCACTCTTGCGGGACTCTGGTACCTAGCTAGCGGATGTGAGTGACTAGATAGAGCCTTTATTATTTTTGCTGGACTTGGTACAGCGAGACGACGTATGTGCGGTGTGGTGGCTGTGATGTGCGGGGAAGAGACCATACAATGGTGTTGCAACATGGCACAGACGACGGTATCAAAATGCCACATCAGTCGAACTCAGTCCAGTCATCACTGCTTGTATTCCATACAGGTTGCTACTCATTTCCTAAGCCTACAAAGCAACTCATGCTCGATCTTCGCCTAAGCTACGTCACATGATGTGCACACTGGTCTATTGCAAGTGAAATAGACTACAGTATCGTGTATAGTTTGACCCGTTCCCAGAATAGGCCTCCTCCGAACCACGCGTACTGTCGATTTAGTTCACTGGGCACGCAAGGTACGACGAGACGGCGTGTTCTCAAGCCATTCTGACcccaccatcttcattcttgtGATCCCTTGTTCCCGGCGCGAGTCCTCACTTCAATAAATTTTGACCTTATCGCGGGACCACTGCGGTCCAAGCCGAACGTAGCCCGGAACTCATCAGCAACGTCTCTCCCTTCTACTGGCTGATGCAGCCAGTCTTGAAGAAACTGTGTCTCTTCTGCTGTCCAAATAGCTCGTTTTTTCGCTGACCCGGCGGGTCCCATGTCCCTTATCCTCTTTGCAATGGTGTCTCTAGAATGACGAGTCCCGAAACGTTTCCAGAATCGGTCACTCATCTCCTTTGGCTTTAGATCTAGAGTGACATATTCTCTCAACTggtcatcctcttctgtgGTAAAGGGTTGAAATGTGCTATTGGTATATGCCATTGTTGTGGCCCTTCGCTTGCAAGCCAGGTATGTGCGACTGGTGCCAAATTTCTGGTCAAGCAAACCAGGGATCTCCTTCAGCGATACATTTTTCTCACGCAAAGATTTCAACTCGGCGTCTTCTTGATCAGTCCAAGCATGGCCCCTGGTACCCAGTGCACCAACGTTTTTCGAACGAGAATGGTGTTTAATCCCTGAAATCgttctgttgttgttgttgttgaatctCGTGTTCAACTCTTTAACGACCTCCGCCCAGGTTCCTTGTGTCTGCATCAACCCGATTAAGCAACCGCTCTCCGCCGTTGTCCACGGAACCGTTTTTTCCCTGGGTCCCATGTCTTTTTTCAGTTTTCTCTCCTGGCCTAGAACAGACGACTCGCTTCGTACTGGGCCAAATTTTGCTATGAACTTCTGGTATCGAACTGGCTTCTTATCACCCGTTTTCAGGAGGTGTTTCAAGAAGtcaatttcttcaatttCCCATCTTTTGTGGTCGAACTTGACGGTTGGGTCTTCTGACGGCGAGCTCTCTATTGGCGAATCTACCCGTGATGACTGTGCAAACGGCAACATCGATTCAAAATCAGGAAGAGTTGGTGTCTTCGCTCTTTCGGGTTGGACCAAAAGGGTTGGTGCTGTAGAGCTTAGTGGGACATCCGTCTCAAAAGAATAGCAATCTTGGAAACGAGCAGCAGTTGAGTATGAACGCATCGCCTTCTCCCAAATCCAAGCCATCATCACGCCATAAGCGTCACAAAAGCCGTTGATATTGATACCAGGCATACTCGCTTGGATACCCATGCTCACTTCTTCCAAACAACCTTCGTGGGTCAAGAAGGCCTTAACCAACGAAGGGGACAAATCAGGATTTAGCCAAGAATCCCGATTCTGCCGCCCTTCAAAATTGTAAGGGTGCATGGTCCGGCGCAGAGTATTCTTCAATGCTATACGAAGAATACTTTCGGCGATTTGGGCCTCGGGAGGCAGGGCACCATTTTCAATAAAATCCAGAACTCATTGAAACCTTGACTTGAGACGTTCGATGTCGTCAATCCTCCATCTTTTATCGAGTCCACCGATATACATAACTTCCCAAAACTGCTTGTACGTGCCATCGGCGCTTTCAAAGGTACTCTGGTGAAACTTCCTCATTATATGCATTAATAGCCTCAGCGTTGAAGATCTGTGCTGAGCGATTTCAGCCGGTGCTTCGTGTTGCACAGGAATTTCTAGACATGAGGCGGTCTTCGTTGGGAACTTAGATTCAGCGGCAACGAATGCATTGCTGAGGCCCAAAGCCTCATGTTGGTCCCAGTCGGAACCCCAGGCGAATGACGCATTTGGCTCggctttgtcaacatcttgTCGTTCAATTTCTTCTGGATCAATGTGACCATAGTTGCTGAACACTACCGGAGGAGACGTTTCGTGTGTAGCACCCTCTGATGACTTGTATGTCCAGGGTGCAAGTGTTTGTGTGCAGCATGAGTCTGCAAGACGGTGTTTGTTCCTGTACCACACCTACTCTATGTACTTCAGGCCACCTACCAGAATCAGCTCGGAGGGTACTTGATCGGCCAACATCTGGGCACGGACTCGGTGCCATAATTCCAGTAACTGAGACGAGGACATTGCGGGAATAGGAACCGGAGGTAGATCTGTGCAAATACCATCCTCGTTTGGTATCTCTTCTCCTAAATGAAGCAATACGTCTTTAGTCCGTTGAAGTAGATTCGGAGACAGCCGATGTTGCTTCATAACCAGTCGGTCTGGCGCTTCCTCTGCCATAGCGTCAGTATGGAAATCATATTCTCGGGACTTTACCTACCTTGTATCTTCTCCCATACGTCTCGTTGTAGCAATCTTGCTAAATAGCACTGAAAGAAACGCCTATCAAGTATGCGGCTGTTTACTTCAGCAAACTCGGTGCGACGTAGAAGATCACGTATGTGCCAAGTTGTCTCAATTCCCTCTTCGAGGGCCGGTATGTGATAATACATATCGTTGTCATCTCTGGGGTTGCGTACAAGATCCTTTTGAATCAAATGCTCCTTGACATTGTAAATATTCTTCCAGATATATCTCCATTGGCTCGCCCGATATGTGAGTATGCCTGAACTGGAGTCTGTCACAAGTTGAGCATATAACGACTTGATTTCGTCGATCGTTTTAAGAATTCGGTAGGAACGAAGCTTTTCCGCCAGAAATTCCCACTGAATAGGCTTACCGACAAAATGAAGGTACACTTGGTCCTCGTGTTGGTTAATGATTTCAATCATACGGCAAATCTCTTTTGGTGACCAGGTCACGCTCGATAGATGTGGGCCAAATCCCATCTGTTTGATTGGTAAAGCCCTGTTCAGTCCTTCAAAGGATCTCAGGGGAACATCCTTTGGGCGAAGGGACATCCCATGTGGCAGCGCTGAATGATGACCAAAAGGTTTGCCAACAAGATTAACACAATccaagagaaggatgtcTATCGTCTCCGCGAGTGATGCGATGTAATACAAATGTCTGCTAGCATTGCCCATTGCTGTTTGTGGGAATGGGAAGACAGAAAGCACGGCAAgttcgactttgtcgacgCCTTCAAGCCGATGATACATATGCAAGGCGTCTTTGTATTTGTTCGGATCTAATTTGAATTTCATCATTTCTTTCCAGTGGCTTCGGGCTCTTTGTCTTATGCCGACGGATTTGCGTTTGTCGGGTTTTATGGACAGAGCTTGGCCAGAATAGCCAATGTGGTCGGTTTCGCCAGCAGAGTTGATCTCAGTCAGTTCACCATGGATGAAATACGTTCCGATAACGTTTGGAATCTCTTCGCCGCATGATCTTAACTCATGAAACTCGAGAATATTCAAGAGGGTGTTCGTGTTTCTGTGCCCCATTGCAGCTCTGCATCTAAGTGATCGGACATGAGGATGCAGGAGCAGACTGATCAATGCATTTCGAGTTCTTTCGTCGGAATTTGCTTTGAGCCAGACCAGCATAGTAGGAGAGAATAGTGAAAAAGGAGTATTATCCTGCGAAGTGTCGCCTGCTTGCTTAAAGATGTCCTCAAGCATCGAGATGTACCAATCATCATGCTGTTGGATTTTGTCCTGTAAGATCTCTGGCACTGTCCCTAAATTTGTAGCATGGATTCATCTTTTATAAGAGAAGCATGTTCAGAGTCACTTACAGCTCTCCAGAGTTAGTGGCGGACCGCAGAcattctccatctcgctGATGAGGCTGTCGATGTATGCTATCTCCATTCTTTCCGGACGTGGCGAGTCGACGTTCTTGAGAGTGGcattttcttcctctccttcctcgtctccttcttcttcttcttcttcctcctcctcctcctcgtcctcccACTCTTCTTCCTGTTGTTTTTCGCCCATAAGGCACAGGTCTGTACTTACATCGTCATCCAAATCCTGGATGAATTGGTGCAGCTCATCAGTTTCATTGGGTAAATGACGGGCATGATTTGCTCggttcctcttctttctaCTGGACTGGGCCTCGCGCTCATAAGTCGGACTGCTCGATCTTGTTCGTTTTGTGGCGTGAACTCGGAAATCGGACCAGGACACACCCCAAG is drawn from Fusarium graminearum PH-1 chromosome 3, whole genome shotgun sequence and contains these coding sequences:
- a CDS encoding ribosomal RNA assembly protein mis3 gives rise to the protein MPSTHNVAKPWDTEDIDKWRIEPFLPKDNVGGPFTEESSFATLFPKYRESYLKEVWPLITRALEKLGIACSLDLIEGSMVVKTSLRTHDPSSILKARDLIKLLARSVPAPQAIKILEDGIACDIIKIRNQVASKERFVKRRQRLLGPNGTTLKALELLTKTYILVHGNTVSVMGPYKGLKEIRRVVEDCMANIHPIYHIKEAMIKQELAKDPELANESWDRFLPNFKRKTLSQRRVPHKVNDKAKKVYTPFPPAPEKSKVDKQIESGEYFLGKVGKERAAQEERREKQNKRKEEKAKEREADFIAPEESRPKKKRKKTEE
- a CDS encoding 50S ribosomal protein L11, producing the protein MSKARGAGGVDQIVKLIVGAGQASPSPPVGPALGSKGVKSMDFCKEFNARTAHIITGTPTPCRVTVRPDRSFTFDVRTPQTSWLLLNAVEAPMGKKGKRKGAGKPGHETVGTITLKHVYEIAKIKQSELRLSGLSLEGLCRAVIFQAKSIGIDVVA